The genomic region TGAAAGTTCCTTCTATTGGGTTGATGATAAGGGCCTCTGGCAGGTGCCTCAGGACCAACCAAGCCAGAGGAAATTTCTCTGGAAATCCACAGTTCCACTGCTCAGTGTTTACCATGAGCTGCAGCAGCCTAGAGGTAACttaaatacatgataaatgtTACATCACTGTAGTATGTCTAATGCATAGCCCAAAGTGTACCTTTTTGTTAAGCAGCCTAAAAACAAGTGTCTCTGATCTCAACATTTTCTACTCTTAGGCACTTCTGCATGTGCCAAGACCCCGTGCCATATCTGTCTTCTAACTAACAGCAACCCTGTAGGGTTCACGTGCACTTGTCCCAACTCCAAAGTTCTGATGCTTGATGGAACATGTGAATGTAGGGTCTTTATGGAATTGTTAATGCTGTATAAAGAAAACATTTCTACAGTGAGGACAATGTCCAAATCAAATGAGAATttgattagttttttttgttttttagatcCTAGGTTCCTTTATGCTACCTCCAGCAGTATCAATATGTTGGCGTTTCAAGGCAGCGTGTTCACCAACACTGAGCTGTTTTCCACTGACGAGAGCATCCTGTCATTTGATGTCGACTGGAATCAAGACTGGCTGTATTGGGCCAACAAAACTGGACACATCCAGCGCACCAGCTTAACTCGAGTCAAGACTGAATGGATTCCGACACCAATGTCAGGttaatgttttttcattttttaaaggaaaattgcatttttttgccaATCCTCTATAATCCCTGTGTGGGTCAGGAACACATTTCCTTTTGTGTTcaacatattaaaacaaacaaaaaaaaactgtaatgggGATTCAGCTAGTCCACCTATATAGCACTCCAAAAAAACAGTTTGTGTACATGCTGTTACCAAGGAGTAGCAGGCACTTCCATGGTAATACATAGACCATTTTGGAAATTTAAACCATACTGTAACTTTTCTGGGCTCATTGATTTCACAGAACACCCTGTCTTCTGCTCGAGTAcatttgggataggctccagcaaccccaaaagggacaaacagttGAAAACGGATGGGTAGAATGACATGGCAACTTACTTTGGGACAACTGATAATCCAGAACCTTTTCTTTTAGACTAAATGAGGACtgaaggatgagctacaagttttagataCTGGATGCTATGCAGATCCATTTTGGTAAAACACTATACAAGCCCTCATGTAGCACGAGTCCTAAATGCTAAACATTTCATCAACAAAATAAGAACATAAAACAGCCACTTACTGGGATGTTGCATCTTCACAATACTTGTGCCACATTTTTCTGTTGAATTCAGCGTGATTCTTATAACATAACAcgctttttaccatgaattgattaacgtggaccccgacttaaacaagttgaaagacttatttgggtgttaccatttagtggtcaattgtacggaatatgtactgaactgtgcaatctactaataaaagtatcaatcaatcaaagcttggAAGAGACGAGCATCTGCCGCGTCCTAGTGATGTCTGGTTGGGAGCCAATATCCACTGATTCAGTCAGTCTGGATTTTTAGCCGCCAGCATGTGGAATTTCTAAGTTAAATAATGTTCCAAAAACTATTCTGCGGCAGCAACAACTCTAAATAGTAGCATGATGTGCTGTTACTAAACCCAAAAAGTAGGTCCTCCGTCAACGTCTCTATAGCTTTGTTAATATGCATATCACAACATGTAATTGGAACGTCGTTGGcgatttttagatgttttttttaagagCGCCTCAGGCAAAATGGTAGAATTACCATTGTGTGCATTGTTAGCTGTCTCGTGTTAGTATTATATACAACTCACATAAGAATTGTGGATGGTCAATTTGCCAAAATTGcagtttttcttttaaatcaTTGAGacagtagaccaggggtgtcaaactcaaatacagagtgggccaaaattttaaacggaacaaagccgcgggccaaggttgaacaatttaatcttttaacagggacccaaacaagttttgcattgaatattgaacaagcaaggcttatataactttagtgacatgcaaaatccagttccaaacaataataataatttaaaaaatatcaatggcatatcaacatttaaataaaaatgttatgccttttttttctatttgcaatcttctgagataAATATCACTTTTTTCTACAGGCtagtaatacatttgaaaataaaataacaataatgaatgaagcaaaCATTAAAgacttgaagtagcaagagaaaatgcatgaataaaacgttaattattggtcagtttgctggaagtttcccggaagagttagtgctgcaaagggttctgggtatttgttctgttgtgttacggtgcagatgttcacccaaaatgtgtttgtcattcttgtttggtgtgggttcagtgtggcgcatatttgtaacagtgctaaagttgtttatacggccaccctcagtgtgacctgtatggctgttgaccaagtatgccttgcattcacgtgtgtgtgtgtgtgtgtgtgtgtgtgtgtgtgtgtgtgtgtgtgtgtaaaagccacaaatattatgtgacccgctgttagtatggaggaaaaggggacgtgacgacaggttgtagagaacgataaaggcagtgccttaaatgcaagaCCCCAATATAGTCGTccaggtggaaattcgggagaatggttgccccgggagattttcgggaggggcactgaacttcgggagtctaccaggaaaattaggagggttggcaagtatgagtattagcggtgaatgcggtgttatggcggcaccgacgctgtataacagcggcgggccagctataatgctaaattgatattgcctcaagggccaaattaaattacacggcgggccagagtttgacacccatgcagtaGACTTTATCAAATGAAATGaaattgtaagtaaaaaaaatgtcttaaTCAACAAATCTTTTTCCTTGATGCTTTTTCAGTTTGCCAAATAAAAGTTGACCAGAAGAGTGGCAGCATCTATTGGGTGTCACGTGACCAAACCCGCATCGGTTCAGTAGAAGTGAATAGTCGTCATGCACAGCAGTTGTATCACACAACAAAGCAGATTCAAAACTTTTACCTGGACTGGCTGAGGGGTGGGATCATCTGGCTGGAGGAGCAGAAGATCTTTAGTATGAGCATGACCGGAAGCAGAGCTAAAGAACTTCTGCACTTGGCAGAAGTCACAGGGAACATTGCCTTTGACCTCAGAGCCGCTAGTCTGCTGTGGAACTCAAAAATGGGAGGTTTGTTACTTCTGTAAATAACCATAAAGTCTATTCATCTTTaactatatactgtacatagaaaTACAGTTGTCCCTCGTCatcatattgcatattttttgccaAACATATTCTATCTTAAATGTAGCGTGTTTAAGCATACAGATGGGTAAATGAactacaaaaaacacaaaacatagtACTACAGTAGGAAATGATTACTAAATGAGATCAAATTGATATGACACATCATTTTATGCTCTAGTTTTGAATATATTAGATTTATAATTTGATTCCTACTTGGCGGAAATTCATTTATGGGTCACTGACGTATAATGTAAATGCAGACAATATACCATTTACCGCGGCCATTTCCGGACTCAATTAGCAGTGACAAACGAGGGATCActgtaatttttatttaaaaaaaaaaaagatttcatgTGGTATATTGTAAATTTTTCATAGAGCCATCATAGTAAatgtatgtgtttttgttttttaatctgaCGTCCTGTAGCTGACTTGTACTCCTTCACTTTACAGAGCTAATTGTTTTGCTTCTCTTGTGCTTACAAGGCCTGACAACAATGAGTCTGCTCCAGGATAAAAAACATCAAGCTGGAAAAAGATGGAATATTTCTGGCTCGGTGGTAAGTGCCTTTGAGCCATACCTGCTGTCTCGCTACAAAGACACCATGACTCTGTGGGATCGTCGTGATGGGCGCCCCGTTCAAGATGTGATTGTGAAAGGTCAAGTGGTCAATGTGATGACTGCACTTGAGGACATACATGCAGGTTCATTTCTCACTGTTTATATCCTGACTGATTTAAAGGCCAATTCCAGCTATTTAAAGTTAACTGTCTACCTAAGGTTATATTCATTAGGTAAAAGATTTCCTGTTTAATTTCCATAGTACCTGTTACTGTGATCTGCAATAAGCCAGCTATGCTGTGTCGAGACACATCTATCTGCCTCGCTCCAAACCAACTGTGTGATGGCAAGGAAGATTGTCCTGATGGAGATGACGAAGATTTTTGTGTTAAAACATGTCCGTCCAAAGGTAAAGTCCCACTTAATTATTTCAAATGTTGATGTTCTGTTTTCAAAGAGTTCATAGTTTTCTGTATTACTGCTCTTGTTTTACTGTAATTGCTAGACGATTTTAAGTGTAAAGACCGGAGGAGATGTGTGTCCAAGACTCTCCTCTGCGACGGACGTTCTCATTGCTACGATGGCTCTGATGAGGTTGGCTGCCCTACTGTTGCCTTGCCGGTGACTCAAGCAAATGTTCTCAAGTGTCGCAAGGGCTATAGGCAATGCAAAAACGGGGCAGAGTGTGTATCATACAGCCATGTGTGCGATGGAGAGAGAGACTGTAAGGATGGGTCAGATGAAGAAGAATGTGATGGTGAGAAACCTTAAGTTTAAAGTTTGATTACAACAAGGACGGTACATTAATACACTTCTGTAGATGTATCAATTATAGCCAATGAACTGATTTTCAAATGTTGCTCCAAGGATTTTAACAATTTAAATCTTCGTAATCATGTAGTTTATTTGAACTTTAATTCATTTTCATTTATATGTCCAACAGAACAGCATGTGACCGCACCAAAACCATCCATTGAAGCATCAAACAAAATTGTACCTACAAGTTCTGTACCATCTCTGCCGTCGTGCATCAGTCCCTCTGTGCTTTGTCCTCATCCTTCTGTTGGCCTCTGCATCACCCCAAAGCAATTTTGCGATGGGCAAAAAGACTGTCCAGATGGCTCTGATGAAGATAACTGTGTTAAAAGATGTCCCTCTAAAAGTCAGTCACAAATACAGAACATTATGTACTTGTAATCttctttttaattgttttatttcttGATTCCACCCTTAGATGATTTCCGCTGCAAGGATCGTAGAAGCTGCGTTTCTAGGAGCCTCGTTTGTGACGGCCGTGCTCATTGTCACGATGGCTCTGATGAAGTTGGCTGTGCCGGTGTCGAAACCCCTGCTAGCCAAGAAAAGGATTTGAAATGTCTTGTGGGTGCTAAGCTCTGTCAGGATGGGAGTGAATGTGTGCTCTTCAGTCACGTGTGTGACGGAGAGTTCGACTGCGCAGATGGTTCAGATGAAAAGGGATGTGGTGAGTTTATATATTTTTCTAAGGTATGTAAGGAAGCTCAATGTGAAACTTTACCTGTAAGCTATTTAATCTATTTTCAGACACTACCAACCCTGTAAAAAAACCCCACCTGAATCAATCACCTTTACCCATTAATGCTCAACCTCCAAGCAAACCTGCCTGTCAGAGACCTTCATTTATTTGTCCAGATTCTTCATGTATTCTACCAACACAGTTATGTGATGGAATAAAAGATTGTCATGATGGATCGGATGAGAACTGCATAAAACAATGCCCAAATAAATGTAAGTTTGatgcttttgattttttttcttaaacatgTTTATATAGTCAGATTTTTCTGCACATTTCAGTGGACTTTCTCTGCAATGACCGACAAAGCTGTATCTCTAAGAGTCTGGTTTGTGACGGCCGATCTCATTGCCACGACAGCTCAGATGAAGTAAACTGTCCAACCGTAACTCCTACCACCTCCAGGGGAAACATCCTGAAGTGCCGCTTGGGCTTCTCACTATGTCGGGATCTTACTGAATGTGTTCCTTTTAGCCATGTGTGTGATGGCGAGAGAGACTGTGGGGATGGATCAGATGAAGATGAATGTGGTAAGACCTTTTTATCAGTTTTGGAgtctgtatttttcttttttttttaaatgcctaatAAATGAGTGTAAAGTTTAGATGACATTTtatcataacaaaaaaaaatgctaatgaatagttttttgttttttttaactttagaagcAACTCAAACTCCATCTGTGAAAGCCTTTAATACACCTCCCCCCAAGCCGTCTTGTAGAAGTCCAGCAGTTCCATGTCCCGATTCATTCCTTTGCATCAGCCCAACACAGATATGTGATGGAACAAAAGATTGTCCTGATGGATCGGACGAGAACTGCATAAAACAATGCCTAAAAAAATGTACGATCTTTTTTCTATGATATATATGGGATTGATCTAAtattttaccccccccccccccccccccccccccccccgtatgTTCCACAGTGGACTTTCTTTGCAAAGACAGGCAAAGCTGTATCTCCCAGAGTCTTGTTTGCGACGGCCGAGCTCATTGCCGTGACAGCTCGGATGAAGTCAATTGTCCAACTGTAGCTCCGCCCACCACCCAAGGAAAGGCCCTGAAGTGTCGCTTGGGCTTCCGACTATGTCGGGATCAGACTGAATGTGTTATTTTTAGCCACGTTTGTGATGGAGAGCGGGACTGTGCAGATGGATCAGATGAAGATGAATGTGGTCAGTATGTAGCATTTAAGGAAAATGGCAGCAGATTTGTCCTTAGACTTTAACTCATTTTCTTCAATACAAAAGTGACAATTTCAAGTTTCGTTTATATCCTTTGTTTTGGGTAATGAGACCCTAAACTTGTATACTTTTTGTTCACTTTCAGAAGCAACAGAAACTCGATCTTCTGTAGAAAATCCAAGCTCAAATCAATTGCCCCCATCCAAGGAACCCATTAATAGTCCTTCCCCCAAGCCATCCTGTAGAAGTCCATCAATGCTGTGTCCAAATTCATTCCTTTGCATCAGTCTAAAACAGCTTTGTGATGGGACTAAAGATTGTCCTGATGGATCAGATGAGAACTGTCTGACAAGATGTGTTTATGAGGGTAAGtagtaaaattattattattaatctatATTCATAATGTAGTTATTTTGCATCACCTAGTCTATACTCTACCTCAGGTGAGTTTCTGTGCAAGGATCGTAGGAGCTGTGTCTCGAAGACTCTGGTTTGTGATGGACGCTCTCAGTGCCACGATGGCTCTGATGAAGTTGACTGTTCGACTGTAGCTCCCCGCTTGACTACCACAACTGTCCTGAAATGCCATACAGGCTCAAAGCTATGCAACAATGGCAAGGAATGTGTTTTATACAGCCACGTTTGTGATGGAGAAAAGGATTGCTTGGATGGATCTGATGAAGACGGATGCCAGAGAACCTGTAAACAAGGTTAGCATAATTTTGTAGTCAAATATTTTATTCAAGAGATCACAACTAAGCTTAGCACAGGCTTTTAGTATGTGGTGTAAATTATTTAATTTGAAGTAGATTCTTTTCCTAGATCTACATTTAATTTGTACTCCAACCCAGGTGAATTTCAGTGTGCTCATGGTGCAATGTGCATCCCTGAGGTCCAAGTTTGTGACGGGAGGGCTCAGTGTCGTGACCGTTCTGATGAACTGAACTGTTGGGAACAAAGCAAAAGCTGCGAGTATCGCTGTGCAGATGGCCACCGCTGTATCCCAAATAAATTCTTGTGTGATGGAGAGCTAGATTGCCGGGATGGCACGGATGAACTCGGCTGTGGTGAGTGTTCCGGTCAAACCTGTTAATGTTCTCAAAgcaggttttaaaataaaaatgtaatttaaaaaacggAAACAAATAAGTCATTAGTTAACAAAAGCTGTATTTTTCCAGATCCTGTGACCATAACAGCCACACCTATGCTTTGGAGTCCTGAATCAGTTTGCATTGCTCCTTCAGTTCGCTGCCCAGGTTCATCATTGTGTATCTCTCAAAATCAGCTCTGCGATAGAAAAAAGGACTGTCCTGATGCATTTGATGAGAAGGACTGTATATTCCAGTGTAAGAGCCGAAGTAAGTTCCAGTAGCTGTTCTGATACATGAACGTCCCAACGTTGCTCATGCTGACTCTTTATCTGTATGCATTAGCTGATTTCTTGTGCAGTGACCGGCGAAAGTGCATCCCCACAATCCACGTGTGCGATGGCCGTGCCCACTGTCCAGACAGCTCAGATGAGCGGCAGTGTGAATCAGTGGATCTTGCCACTCCTTGTAAGCAACTAAGAAGAAGAAAACTGATTCTGTTCATGATGTAGAAGATAACTCTGTAAAATGTAGAGGCAGAAAAGACAAAGGATTTTTGCCTCTCAAACATGCACAAGTTATgcaaatgtatacattttaaccAATGTACCATAATCTTAAGAAATTCAAATCAATAATGTCCCTTTTTCAATGCTAAGCTTCCCTGGACAAAAATGATGCCAGGTCACCTCTGAAATGTCGCAAAGGATTCAAGGCTTGTAAAACTGGCCTGGAGTGTGTGATGTATAGCCACGTGTGTGACGGCGAGGATGACTGTCAGGATGGATCAGATGAAGAGGCATGTGCCACTAACTGCAAATCAGGTTTGTGTTTAACTTTGATATTtaaagcaaactttttttttaaatatgctgtATTCTAAAATTGTCATTAATTCTGTAGATGAGTTTGAATGTCAGCACGGTAATCGATGCATCGCACCAGAGAAGGTATGCGACGGACAGTATGACTGTCGGGACCGATCCGATGAAATGGACTGTGAAAGTCTAACTTCGGGCTGTCAGCACCTTTGTGATAAGACACGCTGCATACCTGCAACCTTCCTGTGTGATGGCGAGCGAGACTGTGTTGATGGATCAGATGAGAAGAAATGTGGTGCTCGGCTTAATTAttaattagaaaaaatattttgatgaCCATAAAACGGTACCTGTTTCCATTTTGTCAGGTTTGGCGGCCTGTGAAGTTGAACAATACCGTTGCATTAGCGGCCAGTGTGTATCTGAGGCTCTTCGATGTGACGGCTACGCTGACTGCAGTGACCGATCTGATGAGCTCGACTGCGCAAGACCCCCACGCTGCCCCACAGAACTGCGATGCCCTCACAGTCATGAGTGCCTGCAGAGCGAATGGCTATGTGATGGCGAGGAAGACTGCAAAGATGGCTCGGACGAAAAGGCAAGGCCGCACTGAGATGTCATCCAAAATATCTGCTTTTTTCCTTCAATTTGGTGTTCCTTGAATGCAGAACTGCTTGACTAAACCTCCGTCGTGTAGAGAATACCAGTGGCAGTGTGGAGGCAGCAGTCAATGCATTCCTCTATTCTGGAGGTGTGATGGGAAGACGGACTGTCAAAACAGCATGGACGAAGGCAAATGTAAGAGATTAATGCTTAAAATGGATTTGAAATCATTTTTATAAATCTGTGAGCAGCATTGACCATGTCCTTGGCCCCCCACATGACTGAGGTTTCACACCGTCTGGTTAACTGTTTTGGTAATTTCCTTGTGGCACTGAGACAAATTCAAGAGAGTGACCCTTTTGAATAACTTCATGATATCATATGCACTAATTATGATCAAGTGCATTCCTTGTGGAAAAAATTTACATTGTGGTGAATAATCTTTACAATCACCAAGGTTTGTAGCGTAGGCTTAAGCCTGCAAATTGTCCATCTGTTTAGTATTTGTGATTTTAATTTTGCAAACTTAAGTTTTAAGTCAAGACACCCAAAAATCCACTTGAAATATGATGAACGTTACAGTTCCAACAGGGGCTGCACACTGGTATCGCAAGGGGCTCAATCCCTTATTAAAAATACTGTGTAAGCTAGCATTCGCCCTGTCTTGTTTGGTCCATGCTCAGACTGTTTATCCTGCATTTGTTTTTAAGGCAAGGAGAGAAAGTGCCCTTCTCATCTTTATCAATGTGGTAGTGGTGAGTGTGTGAACATGCGACTGGTGTGCAACGGCTTCACCAACTGTGCTGACAGTTCAGACGAGGGTGTGGGATGCACACTGCGCAACTGCTCCAGTCCATTAGCTCCTCGTTGCGAACATAGTTGTGTCAGCACACCAAATGGACCGGTCAGTAAAACAAGAAAAGTTCTGTTATTTTAGAAGGCACAGCTGTACTTTGTAGTTCTATAATATGTATTAATtaaacatacaaatatgtatCCCATCTCACAAGATGAGACTTCATAACTGAAGGAGTCTACATTTGCTATTTCGACCAGCTTAGTTTGAAATACACATTTTGTCCATCTTTGCAGAGGTGTTATTGTGCAGCAGGTTTCACACTACATTCTGGTGGTGCGTCTTGTGTGGACACCAATGAGTGCAATTTGTTGCAGCATGAGGCATGCAAACACAGCTGCATTAACACTCGGGGATCCTATGTGTGCCATTGCCACCCTGGGTTCTACCTAGAACCAGACAACAAAAGCTGCAGGACAAAGGGTATGTGGTTTTGTTTCACCTAATCTAAAAGCATTCAAAATATCACAGCTTTTGCTTGATCTCGTTTGTCATGACATTTGGAGCACTTTCATGCAATTACTTTCAGGAGGAAGAAGGGACACACGTCAGTCTTGTCCAAgacatgtacttttttttttttccaaccataaATCTTTGTGTTACATGTCCTTTTGAAGTCCAGGAAAGATTTACCTGATTATATTGAGCATTAAACTGGGTGCCATTTGTATTAAATTGACAGTTTGATTTAAACATCTATCTTGATCATTCGAATGTTGAGTAATGAATCAAAGATGGCTTAAACATGAATATAGAATAAATAGGACTGGCAATGATTTAAAATAAGACTTTCTTTTTAGATGAGCCACTGCTGCTGGCATCAGTTCAGTCAGAACTGTTACTTCTCGGCGTTCATAGTGGCACCTTACGTCTTCTGTCTTCTGCCAATCGACCTGTTTTTTCACTGGATTACCACTGGGCTCAGCAGAGAGTTTACTGGCTGAGTCCCGACTACCAGAGCATCCGTTGGGCTGACATGACAAAAGACTCCAACAAAAAAGGGACTCTTATCAAAGGTGCACACTACAATTTCTGCCTAATTACAACTACATTCCTCTGGAGATTAATGTAGCAtgatgagaattttttttttttactgtctcaATTTGTCAACActggaatttatttttttacaggagTGAAGTCTGATTTCATTGCCATAGACTGGGTTGGTAAAAACCTATACTGGGTGGATGGACTAGTTGGACAGATTCTGGCAATGCGACTTAGCGATACTAAAGTAAAATCTCAGGATTACATTGTGGTCCTGGCTGAAGATCTCGAGCAGCCCCGCTCGCTGGTCTTGCTGCCACACAGAGGGTGAGGTACCCTGTCAGGACAGTTGAATCCTCACCCTGAATTGTTATATTTTCGATTGAAAACATATATTTCAGGTTGATGTTGTGGTCTGAGATTGGCAGCACCCCTCGGATCCAGCGGTCTGGGATGGACGGCTCAAAGAAGAAGGTCGTGGTGAGCAGTGGCTTGAGCTGGCCTGTAAGTTTGGCGTATGATTTCCTGGATGACCGTGTGTACTGGGCTGATGAGAAGATAGGCTGCATAGGCTCTGCCACCCTGGATGGAGATTATATAAAGGTGTGTATGTATACAAAGATGTACAAtcatagtcaaaagtttacatacacttgtaaagaacatgtcatggctgtcttgagtttccaatcatttctacaactcttattttttctgattaattcgagcacatacttgttggtcacaaaaaacatttaaggttggctcttaattttttttttttttaatgagtctactgaaaatgtgaccaaatctgctggatcaACAATATAAATAAAGCAATGTTTACTTAAATGTCCCTTAGCaagcaataaggtgcttttggtagccatccacaattaTGGTTAAATGTTGACCActccttgacaaaattggtgcagttcagctaaatttgttggttttctgacatgaacttgtttcttcagcattgtcaacacgtttaagtcaggacttttgggaaggccattctaaaaccttatttctagcctgatttagccattcctttaccacttttgacgtgtttaaGGTCATTGTctttttggaacacccaactgcgcccaaaacccaacctgctagctgatgattttaggttgtcctgaagaatttggaggtaatcccctTTCATTGTCCCTTTTTAATCTGTAAGgcaacagttccattggcagcaaaaacaagcagagagcataatactaccactatAATGCTTGA from Nerophis ophidion isolate RoL-2023_Sa linkage group LG17, RoL_Noph_v1.0, whole genome shotgun sequence harbors:
- the LOC133536304 gene encoding low-density lipoprotein receptor-related protein 2-like isoform X2, coding for MQSRQLICLLFLSSLASAPGQNLGCHKKQWQCDDGSCIPNKWRCDGDGDCLDGSDEMDCTASTDCKPGQFPCMDSVACVDASARCDGKKQCPTGSDEENCAASEGCLNSDWTCQNKICIPKELRCDGKNDCVDNSDEDGCDVCSEDALSCPDGMCLSAEERCDGKVHCSDGSDEPKTCGHTCSVKNGGCSHLCVDETWGALCTCPAGYELSVNGAVCKDLDECALPSAPCLHQCTNTVGSYVCHCREGFKQNGGIACLATGNNTRLLTVMRTSVGLLNVKSQQFDVVQSLLFNPVALTYDIARGCYYWADGAGRIYKSDGQRSRTIYTGELGIKGLACDWLNGNLFWTNQRTESIYMQGEDKSYTTLLSKDISPSELVLIPVESLMFWINEGPADRRTIEKSWMDGSDRSTMAVLTAQSAHGLTADVAARRLYWISDFKKSIETMNVDGTSTYSFTGLFNRRPALSLAVFESSFYWVDDKGLWQVPQDQPSQRKFLWKSTVPLLSVYHELQQPRGTSACAKTPCHICLLTNSNPVGFTCTCPNSKVLMLDGTCEYPRFLYATSSSINMLAFQGSVFTNTELFSTDESILSFDVDWNQDWLYWANKTGHIQRTSLTRVKTEWIPTPMSVCQIKVDQKSGSIYWVSRDQTRIGSVEVNSRHAQQLYHTTKQIQNFYLDWLRGGIIWLEEQKIFSMSMTGSRAKELLHLAEVTGNIAFDLRAASLLWNSKMGGLTTMSLLQDKKHQAGKRWNISGSVVSAFEPYLLSRYKDTMTLWDRRDGRPVQDVIVKGQVVNVMTALEDIHAVPVTVICNKPAMLCRDTSICLAPNQLCDGKEDCPDGDDEDFCVKTCPSKDDFKCKDRRRCVSKTLLCDGRSHCYDGSDEVGCPTVALPVTQANVLKCRKGYRQCKNGAECVSYSHVCDGERDCKDGSDEEECDEQHVTAPKPSIEASNKIVPTSSVPSLPSCISPSVLCPHPSVGLCITPKQFCDGQKDCPDGSDEDNCVKRCPSKNDFRCKDRRSCVSRSLVCDGRAHCHDGSDEVGCAGVETPASQEKDLKCLVGAKLCQDGSECVLFSHVCDGEFDCADGSDEKGCDTTNPVKKPHLNQSPLPINAQPPSKPACQRPSFICPDSSCILPTQLCDGIKDCHDGSDENCIKQCPNKLDFLCNDRQSCISKSLVCDGRSHCHDSSDEVNCPTVTPTTSRGNILKCRLGFSLCRDLTECVPFSHVCDGERDCGDGSDEDECEATQTPSVKAFNTPPPKPSCRSPAVPCPDSFLCISPTQICDGTKDCPDGSDENCIKQCLKKLDFLCKDRQSCISQSLVCDGRAHCRDSSDEVNCPTVAPPTTQGKALKCRLGFRLCRDQTECVIFSHVCDGERDCADGSDEDECEATETRSSVENPSSNQLPPSKEPINSPSPKPSCRSPSMLCPNSFLCISLKQLCDGTKDCPDGSDENCLTRCVYEGEFLCKDRRSCVSKTLVCDGRSQCHDGSDEVDCSTVAPRLTTTTVLKCHTGSKLCNNGKECVLYSHVCDGEKDCLDGSDEDGCQRTCKQGEFQCAHGAMCIPEVQVCDGRAQCRDRSDELNCWEQSKSCEYRCADGHRCIPNKFLCDGELDCRDGTDELGCDPVTITATPMLWSPESVCIAPSVRCPGSSLCISQNQLCDRKKDCPDAFDEKDCIFQCKSRTDFLCSDRRKCIPTIHVCDGRAHCPDSSDERQCESVDLATPSSLDKNDARSPLKCRKGFKACKTGLECVMYSHVCDGEDDCQDGSDEEACATNCKSDEFECQHGNRCIAPEKVCDGQYDCRDRSDEMDCESLTSGCQHLCDKTRCIPATFLCDGERDCVDGSDEKKCLAACEVEQYRCISGQCVSEALRCDGYADCSDRSDELDCARPPRCPTELRCPHSHECLQSEWLCDGEEDCKDGSDEKNCLTKPPSCREYQWQCGGSSQCIPLFWRCDGKTDCQNSMDEGKCKERKCPSHLYQCGSGECVNMRLVCNGFTNCADSSDEGVGCTLRNCSSPLAPRCEHSCVSTPNGPRCYCAAGFTLHSGGASCVDTNECNLLQHEACKHSCINTRGSYVCHCHPGFYLEPDNKSCRTKDEPLLLASVQSELLLLGVHSGTLRLLSSANRPVFSLDYHWAQQRVYWLSPDYQSIRWADMTKDSNKKGTLIKGVKSDFIAIDWVGKNLYWVDGLVGQILAMRLSDTKVKSQDYIVVLAEDLEQPRSLVLLPHRGLMLWSEIGSTPRIQRSGMDGSKKKVVVSSGLSWPVSLAYDFLDDRVYWADEKIGCIGSATLDGDYIKILQLAETPSPFSVAVFNDRLFWSDTKRRTIRSADKNTGKDQKVLLKRPGQPFGLQVMHSLSQPSISNLCDQLQCSHLCLLTPAQKALVKEPAAVCRCPKGLLLSKDKISCSLPLESTFILLLSNTKVYQIYLKSLRSDGVGLKNMPNSRVMALPGVVKASGFDVSIQALSLYMADSGHATVDLLNLSGPRSRQGLTPAGRILSLKDDSVVALAVDWVTSNLYWSSKKKPNLYVTTLHKSYTTSLLQGSLAGTTSIAVHPPSSQLCYTALVAGGKRQHEVSCAWMDGSNKVVLWKKSNVPTSLVFSNKGNTIYWADTGEGLICSIGLDGSGFKQYKTGPGLLTSFTYTENILLWITLEKDVTKMWFSNGLQPQQLWFETKTSLVQIKAYSNDSQEGSNRCSNKNGECAHLCLPYPGGRTCKCSRGFYSISPTSCAPEHPCPNGEQACLDSSKCISSKKFCDGRLDCPDQSDEQDCPYINSPLGKKVNDDHLPESSLPPPHQNPPKDTFADEDSASCGQQHCSGHGRCVMQGKGCHCIAGYKGEFCQEEQSRRSHVGVVLGVVFLFAVFTVVAYIFGKRQAWTLIRGRSPEKETLMDNMGLPDEHFETDCEEFDSTIDLTNRPVAS